One window from the genome of Sporichthyaceae bacterium encodes:
- a CDS encoding branched-chain amino acid ABC transporter permease, protein MLGFHPEPSLFGPSFIVGIANAGIYSVLAVAVVLTFKISRTIGFVHYGIAVIGAYGYYHYTAEHHWNGIACLIMLTCVGAAVGGLYGLLVMNRRIAFLPRITLSIISLAVMLLLVACATRLAPVRPDVAISPSPFGNSAVRIWSYNVTIHRIVSLGITVALVILLALWLNGTRAGINVRAISDDVEAARWSGIRLFRIGVGAYAAAGAMSCLAGALLAPIAGTDISSILLVFFRALTVAVVGGFRSPILALVGACVLSLTETFCTTSALGDIGPGTKESAIFVVMVITALLVAKLRRTGHRLEVEVL, encoded by the coding sequence ATGCTCGGTTTCCATCCGGAGCCGTCGCTGTTCGGACCGAGCTTCATCGTGGGCATCGCGAACGCGGGCATCTACAGCGTGCTGGCGGTGGCCGTGGTGCTGACCTTCAAGATCAGTCGCACCATCGGCTTCGTCCACTACGGCATCGCGGTCATCGGCGCCTACGGCTACTACCACTACACCGCCGAACACCACTGGAACGGCATCGCCTGTCTGATCATGCTGACCTGCGTCGGCGCCGCCGTCGGCGGCCTCTACGGACTGCTGGTGATGAACCGGCGAATTGCGTTCCTGCCGCGCATCACGCTGTCGATCATCTCGTTGGCCGTGATGCTGCTCCTGGTCGCGTGCGCCACCCGACTGGCCCCGGTGCGCCCGGATGTAGCGATCAGCCCCAGCCCGTTCGGCAACTCCGCGGTGCGCATCTGGTCCTACAACGTGACCATCCACCGCATCGTGAGCCTGGGCATCACGGTGGCCCTGGTGATCCTGCTGGCGCTGTGGCTCAACGGCACCCGGGCCGGGATCAACGTGCGCGCCATCTCCGACGACGTGGAGGCCGCGCGCTGGTCGGGCATCCGGCTGTTCCGCATCGGGGTCGGTGCCTACGCGGCGGCCGGCGCCATGTCCTGCCTGGCCGGAGCGCTGCTGGCACCCATCGCCGGTACCGACATCTCCTCGATCTTGCTCGTCTTCTTCCGCGCCCTGACGGTGGCCGTCGTCGGTGGCTTCCGCAGTCCCATACTCGCCCTGGTAGGGGCGTGCGTGCTCAGCCTCACCGAGACGTTCTGCACCACCTCGGCACTGGGCGACATCGGGCCGGGCACCAAGGAAAGCGCCATCTTCGTGGTGATGGTGATCACCGCGCTGCTGGTGGCCAAGCTGCGCCGCACCGGGCATCGGCTGGAGGTCGAGGTTCTGTGA
- a CDS encoding ABC transporter ATP-binding protein encodes MSERRRRVEIPKLAVHDLRAGYDGVAVLFDVNFEIWPAEIVILCGGNGAGKSTLLKAIMGTVQVLGGELRLDEVRINKWPAHKRTKAGISFSPEGRRVFPTLSVKENLHAGASHVPTSRLAERCAEVYEYFPVLGEREDQLAGTLSGGEQQMVAIGRALMPRPDLILVEEPSQGLAPVMVDRVYHALQRICLDRRVSVLITEQFQQLRENDCDRVLVIDKGTVVPYETLSRS; translated from the coding sequence GTGTCTGAGCGGCGTCGCAGGGTGGAGATCCCCAAACTCGCCGTGCACGACCTGCGCGCCGGCTACGACGGCGTGGCGGTGCTGTTCGACGTCAACTTCGAGATCTGGCCTGCGGAGATCGTGATCCTCTGCGGCGGGAACGGTGCGGGAAAGTCCACCCTGCTCAAGGCGATCATGGGCACGGTGCAGGTGCTCGGCGGCGAGCTGCGACTGGACGAGGTGAGGATCAACAAGTGGCCCGCGCACAAGCGCACCAAGGCCGGTATCAGTTTCTCCCCCGAGGGTCGACGGGTGTTCCCCACGCTCAGCGTGAAGGAGAACCTGCACGCGGGCGCCTCGCACGTGCCGACCAGCCGGCTGGCCGAACGGTGCGCGGAGGTCTACGAGTACTTCCCGGTGCTCGGCGAGCGCGAGGATCAGCTCGCGGGCACGCTGTCCGGTGGTGAGCAGCAGATGGTGGCCATCGGGCGGGCGTTGATGCCCCGCCCGGACCTGATCCTGGTCGAGGAGCCGTCGCAGGGTCTGGCCCCGGTGATGGTGGACCGGGTCTATCACGCGTTGCAGCGGATCTGTCTGGATCGCCGGGTCTCGGTGCTGATCACCGAACAGTTCCAGCAGTTGCGGGAGAACGACTGCGACCGGGTGTTGGTGATCGACAAGGGCACGGTGGTGCCCTACGAGACGCTGTCGCGTTCCTGA
- a CDS encoding ATP-binding cassette domain-containing protein produces MPQSKARPLLSLLRRPLNILLAVVALTWIWLVRDYWVFTISAGMVVAVVVLGIMVMTGWCREVNLASAGVYATSLYLSSYVYRDNPGWGKPLWLAVLTSIAIGAGIMLAVSVLSVRFSGVYVMVFTLGVQIMVERIMFTQYHLTGGDTALDNPRPVFFGHHMEGHDRQFYLFLLVVLALVLAFLQRLRYSPYGRAMLLSGADQQAAAAVGISPWRAKALGFGVCGALSGLSGILAAMLFVSAPTTVNYEATKSLLWLSVAILGGFDSMTAVVGVALLFQGVPFLLERLHVDYQGLAGVSLLAGVLCGARGVGGRLQDVYRRLRFGPAATRRAARPATLTTSASVLSRGDGIGDLAEFGGVSPAVRGQALDTLEEWFPTRRVEPIALSAEDVWVFFGGVRALQGAQIEVPTGSFTGLIGPNGAGKTTLFDVISGLQRPDRGTVRVFGEDVTGRRPWHRAALGMTRTFQSQRTIAELGVCDNLLAGAGLRISGNLGQFVLGDPRVWRGVREAEQAAWAIAQLLNIDRYWDERVGELEFSARRRTELGRALMSGPQILLLDEPTSGLDPASSGALIGLVRQLQADLGLTVLLVEHYVKAVLEGCDAVYVLAEGQTLAHGEPLAVAANADVQTHYLGAGASSSPIPWRKRMADERGTRAGV; encoded by the coding sequence GTGCCTCAGAGCAAGGCCCGTCCGCTGCTGTCCCTGCTGCGCCGGCCACTGAACATCCTGCTCGCGGTCGTCGCACTGACCTGGATCTGGCTGGTGCGCGACTACTGGGTGTTCACCATCTCCGCCGGCATGGTCGTCGCGGTGGTGGTGCTGGGCATCATGGTGATGACCGGATGGTGCCGGGAGGTGAACCTGGCCTCGGCGGGGGTCTATGCCACCTCGCTGTACCTGTCCTCGTACGTTTATCGGGACAACCCCGGCTGGGGCAAACCGCTGTGGTTGGCGGTGCTCACCTCGATCGCCATCGGCGCCGGGATCATGCTCGCCGTCTCGGTGTTGAGCGTGCGGTTCTCCGGCGTCTACGTCATGGTGTTCACCCTCGGCGTGCAGATCATGGTCGAGCGGATCATGTTCACCCAGTACCACCTGACCGGTGGTGACACCGCGTTGGACAATCCGCGACCGGTGTTTTTCGGGCACCACATGGAGGGCCACGACCGGCAGTTCTATCTGTTCCTGCTGGTCGTGCTCGCACTGGTGTTGGCGTTCCTGCAACGGCTGCGCTACTCCCCCTACGGCCGGGCGATGTTGCTGTCCGGCGCCGACCAGCAGGCTGCGGCCGCGGTGGGTATCTCGCCGTGGCGGGCCAAGGCGTTGGGCTTCGGCGTCTGCGGCGCGCTGTCCGGGCTGTCCGGGATCCTCGCCGCGATGCTGTTCGTCAGCGCCCCCACCACGGTCAACTACGAGGCCACCAAATCCCTGCTGTGGCTCTCGGTCGCGATCCTCGGCGGGTTCGACTCAATGACCGCGGTGGTCGGCGTCGCGCTGTTGTTCCAGGGCGTGCCGTTCCTACTGGAGCGGCTGCACGTGGACTACCAGGGGCTGGCGGGCGTCTCGCTGTTGGCGGGCGTGCTGTGCGGCGCCCGCGGTGTGGGCGGGCGCTTGCAGGACGTCTACCGGCGCCTGCGGTTCGGCCCCGCGGCCACCCGGCGCGCTGCCCGGCCCGCGACGCTGACGACCTCGGCCTCGGTGCTCAGCCGCGGTGACGGCATCGGAGACCTTGCCGAGTTCGGTGGCGTGAGCCCGGCCGTGCGCGGGCAGGCGCTGGACACCCTCGAGGAATGGTTCCCCACCCGCCGTGTCGAGCCGATCGCGCTGTCCGCGGAGGACGTCTGGGTCTTCTTCGGCGGGGTCAGGGCTCTGCAGGGAGCACAGATCGAGGTACCGACCGGTTCGTTCACCGGGCTCATCGGCCCCAACGGCGCGGGCAAGACCACGCTGTTCGACGTGATCTCCGGCTTGCAACGCCCGGACCGCGGCACGGTGCGGGTATTCGGCGAGGACGTCACCGGACGACGCCCCTGGCACCGTGCCGCGCTGGGCATGACGCGCACCTTCCAGAGCCAACGGACCATCGCCGAACTCGGCGTGTGCGACAACCTGTTGGCCGGTGCCGGGCTGCGCATCTCCGGCAATCTCGGGCAGTTCGTGCTCGGCGACCCACGAGTGTGGCGGGGAGTCCGCGAGGCCGAGCAGGCCGCCTGGGCAATCGCGCAGCTGCTGAACATCGACCGGTACTGGGACGAGCGGGTCGGCGAGTTGGAGTTCTCCGCCCGGCGGCGTACCGAACTGGGTCGGGCGCTGATGTCCGGGCCGCAGATCCTGCTGCTGGACGAGCCGACCTCGGGCCTGGATCCGGCCTCCTCCGGCGCACTGATCGGTCTGGTGCGCCAACTGCAGGCCGACCTGGGCTTGACGGTGTTGCTCGTCGAGCACTACGTGAAGGCCGTGCTGGAGGGCTGCGACGCGGTGTATGTGCTGGCTGAGGGCCAAACGCTGGCGCACGGCGAACCGCTTGCGGTGGCCGCGAACGCCGACGTGCAAACGCACTACCTCGGGGCCGGCGCCAGCAGTTCCCCGATCCCGTGGCGGAAGCGGATGGCCGACGAGCGAGGGACCAGGGCCGGTGTCTGA
- a CDS encoding cysteine desulfurase produces the protein MNLPGLLDVEKIRADFPILERRLAEGHPLIYLDSANTSQKPQSVLDAMHEHYAVHNANVARAAHQLGEEATAAYEGARDKVAAFVNAYSREGVIFTKNASEALNLVANVVPLAPGDEVVITEMEHHSNIVPWQLRCERVGATLRWFGITDSGRLDLTNIDELITERTKVVSLTWVSNMLGTINPVAQIVDRAHAVGALVCIDASQAVPQFPVDVTALGADFLAFTGHKLCGPTGIGVLVGRPELLATLPPFLGGGEMIEIVRMERSTFAGPPHRFEAGTPPIAQAVGLGAAIDYLSAIGMDAVAAHEQAITAYALQGLKSVPGLRILGPAEMVDRGGAISFELDDLHPHDIGQVLDSRGIAVRGGHHCARPAHARFGVVASTRASFYLYTTTAEIDALIEGLHAVKTFFRAA, from the coding sequence ATGAACCTGCCCGGACTGCTCGATGTCGAGAAGATCCGCGCCGACTTCCCGATCCTCGAGCGCCGCCTGGCCGAGGGGCATCCGCTGATCTACCTGGACAGCGCGAACACCTCGCAGAAGCCGCAGTCGGTGCTGGACGCGATGCACGAGCACTACGCGGTGCACAACGCCAACGTCGCCCGCGCCGCGCACCAACTCGGCGAGGAGGCCACCGCCGCCTACGAGGGCGCCAGGGACAAAGTCGCCGCCTTCGTCAACGCGTACAGCCGGGAAGGCGTGATCTTCACGAAGAACGCTTCCGAGGCGCTGAACCTCGTTGCGAACGTGGTGCCGCTGGCGCCCGGCGACGAGGTCGTCATCACCGAGATGGAGCACCACTCGAACATCGTCCCGTGGCAGTTGCGCTGTGAGCGCGTCGGCGCGACGCTGCGCTGGTTCGGCATCACCGATTCCGGGCGCCTCGACCTGACCAATATCGACGAGTTGATCACCGAGCGCACCAAGGTGGTCTCGCTGACCTGGGTGTCGAACATGCTCGGCACCATCAACCCGGTCGCGCAGATCGTCGACCGGGCGCACGCGGTCGGTGCCTTGGTCTGCATCGACGCCTCCCAGGCCGTGCCGCAGTTCCCGGTCGACGTGACGGCGCTGGGCGCCGACTTCCTCGCGTTCACCGGGCACAAACTGTGCGGCCCCACGGGGATCGGCGTGCTGGTCGGTCGCCCGGAGCTCCTGGCGACGCTGCCGCCGTTCCTCGGCGGCGGCGAGATGATCGAGATCGTCCGGATGGAGCGCTCGACCTTCGCCGGCCCGCCGCACCGGTTCGAGGCGGGCACCCCGCCGATCGCCCAGGCGGTGGGTCTCGGTGCGGCCATCGACTACCTGTCCGCGATCGGCATGGACGCCGTCGCTGCGCACGAGCAGGCCATTACCGCCTACGCCCTCCAGGGCCTCAAATCCGTACCGGGGCTGCGCATTCTCGGTCCCGCCGAGATGGTCGACCGGGGCGGCGCGATCAGTTTTGAACTGGACGACCTGCACCCGCACGACATCGGCCAGGTCCTGGACTCCCGCGGCATCGCAGTGCGCGGTGGTCACCACTGCGCACGCCCCGCGCACGCCCGCTTCGGAGTGGTCGCCTCCACCCGCGCCTCGTTCTACCTGTACACCACCACCGCGGAGATCGACGCCCTGATCGAGGGCCTGCACGCGGTGAAGACCTTCTTCAGGGCGGCCTGA
- a CDS encoding SUF system NifU family Fe-S cluster assembly protein, translated as MEVNALYQEIILDHYRHPHHKGLREPFQAEVHHVNPTCGDEVTLRVHVVDDVVQDVSYDALGCSISQASTSVLADLLIGKKIDDAMAVHQEFLTLMQSKGHGEPDEDVLEDAVAFQGVSKYPSRIKCALLGWMAWKDAVTRAAEGATT; from the coding sequence ATGGAGGTCAACGCGCTCTACCAGGAGATCATCCTGGACCACTACCGCCACCCGCACCACAAGGGTCTGCGTGAGCCGTTCCAGGCCGAGGTGCACCACGTGAACCCGACCTGCGGGGACGAGGTGACGCTGCGCGTGCACGTGGTGGACGACGTGGTGCAGGACGTCTCCTACGATGCGTTGGGCTGCTCGATCAGTCAGGCGTCCACCTCGGTGCTCGCCGATTTGCTGATCGGCAAGAAGATCGACGATGCGATGGCCGTCCATCAGGAGTTCCTCACCCTGATGCAATCCAAGGGCCACGGCGAACCCGACGAGGACGTGTTGGAGGACGCGGTCGCGTTCCAGGGCGTGAGCAAGTACCCGTCCCGGATCAAGTGCGCGTTGCTCGGCTGGATGGCTTGGAAGGATGCGGTCACCCGGGCCGCGGAAGGAGCGACGACATGA
- a CDS encoding acVLRF1 family peptidyl-tRNA hydrolase, whose amino-acid sequence MPEGPSTTRSVDVDAERVSRWLENFAQRNGAPIALTATATGARAVADNGTIADLVLPFAGSWTPPEGPPGPRTGPARILLTKALGRHALEPRTVGVLLVRLGGQAAGVFVGAELETSKVDHRLVQGRTAAGGRSQQRFARRRANQADAARADAADLAVRVLLANVERLDALVLGGERTSVEKVLADPRLAPLRSVATEPRFLTVPDPRLAVLHSTPLMFRSVRIHLIDPD is encoded by the coding sequence TTGCCCGAGGGGCCGTCGACCACCCGCTCGGTCGATGTCGACGCCGAGCGGGTTTCCCGCTGGTTGGAGAACTTCGCCCAGCGCAATGGCGCTCCGATCGCGCTGACCGCCACCGCCACGGGCGCCCGTGCGGTCGCCGACAACGGAACCATCGCGGACCTCGTGCTGCCGTTCGCCGGTAGCTGGACCCCGCCGGAGGGTCCGCCGGGTCCGCGCACCGGTCCGGCCCGGATTCTGCTGACCAAGGCGCTCGGCCGGCACGCCCTGGAACCGCGCACCGTGGGCGTGCTGCTGGTCCGCCTCGGCGGCCAGGCCGCCGGGGTGTTCGTCGGCGCCGAATTGGAGACCTCCAAGGTCGACCACCGACTGGTGCAGGGCCGCACCGCCGCGGGCGGGCGCTCGCAGCAACGTTTCGCCCGGCGCCGGGCGAATCAGGCCGACGCCGCCCGCGCGGACGCCGCCGACCTCGCGGTGCGCGTACTGCTGGCGAACGTCGAGCGACTGGACGCGCTGGTACTCGGTGGTGAACGCACGTCGGTGGAGAAGGTACTGGCCGACCCGCGGCTGGCGCCACTGCGTTCGGTGGCCACCGAACCGCGGTTCCTCACCGTGCCGGATCCCCGGCTGGCCGTGTTGCACTCCACTCCATTGATGTTCCGGTCAGTCCGGATCCACCTCATTGACCCGGACTGA
- a CDS encoding metal-sulfur cluster assembly factor yields MTTTVTEDDLTEAMRDVVDPELGINVVDLGLVYAVSVDEANIATIDMTLTSAACPLTDVIEDQTRQAMEGLVADFRINWVWMPPWGPDKITDDGREQLRALGFNV; encoded by the coding sequence ATGACGACGACCGTCACCGAAGACGACCTGACCGAGGCGATGCGCGACGTGGTCGACCCCGAACTCGGCATCAACGTAGTGGACCTCGGCCTGGTCTACGCGGTGTCCGTGGACGAGGCGAACATCGCCACCATCGACATGACGCTGACCTCGGCGGCCTGCCCGCTCACCGACGTCATCGAGGACCAGACTCGCCAAGCAATGGAGGGCCTGGTCGCCGACTTCCGGATCAACTGGGTCTGGATGCCGCCGTGGGGGCCGGACAAGATCACCGATGACGGGCGCGAGCAGTTGCGCGCCCTCGGCTTCAACGTCTGA
- a CDS encoding SIMPL domain-containing protein (The SIMPL domain is named for its presence in mouse protein SIMPL (signalling molecule that associates with mouse pelle-like kinase). Bacterial member BP26, from Brucella, was shown to assemble into a channel-like structure, while YggE from E. coli has been associated with resistance to oxidative stress.), with protein MSRIPFTRRARWTAASVTLLVAAIAASMLSGTGTASADQMQQTANTVSVSGTGRVSATPDVMHVDLGVQRTSRDLNAALNDANADIARISEVLGKHGVKDADIQTSQLSINQHYGPIQAVATPMSASPAEPAPSADAPTAMNTASPAVAPDDAVASPGVAVAPMPADKPVSSPGYVGPVEENGPNGYDVYETLAVSIRDLSDAGATISDAAAAGGDATRINGVSFAVDDQSKLLEQAREAAFADAKSKAEQYASLAGRSLGKVSVITENSSTDGGGVVYPMARTSMGSAVPVSPGSQDVTLTTNVTWELS; from the coding sequence ATGAGCCGAATTCCGTTCACCCGTCGCGCCCGGTGGACCGCCGCCTCCGTGACCCTGCTGGTCGCCGCGATCGCCGCTTCGATGCTGTCCGGCACCGGCACCGCCAGCGCGGACCAGATGCAGCAGACCGCCAACACCGTGAGCGTGTCCGGGACGGGCCGGGTCAGCGCCACCCCGGACGTCATGCACGTGGACCTCGGCGTGCAGCGCACGAGCCGCGACCTCAACGCCGCCCTGAACGACGCCAACGCGGACATCGCGCGGATCTCCGAGGTGCTGGGCAAGCACGGCGTGAAGGACGCGGACATCCAGACGTCGCAGTTGTCGATCAACCAGCACTACGGGCCGATCCAGGCGGTGGCGACCCCGATGTCCGCGTCGCCCGCCGAGCCCGCCCCCTCGGCCGACGCACCGACGGCGATGAACACCGCGTCGCCGGCGGTGGCCCCCGATGACGCAGTCGCCTCTCCCGGTGTCGCGGTGGCGCCGATGCCGGCGGACAAACCGGTGTCCTCGCCCGGCTACGTCGGTCCGGTCGAGGAGAACGGCCCGAACGGGTACGACGTGTACGAGACGCTGGCGGTGAGCATCCGCGACCTTTCCGACGCGGGCGCCACGATCTCCGACGCGGCCGCGGCCGGCGGCGACGCGACGCGGATCAACGGGGTCTCCTTCGCCGTCGACGACCAGAGCAAGTTGCTCGAGCAGGCCCGCGAGGCGGCTTTCGCCGATGCGAAGTCCAAGGCCGAGCAGTACGCGAGCCTGGCCGGGCGCAGCCTCGGCAAGGTCAGCGTGATCACGGAGAACTCGAGCACTGATGGTGGCGGCGTCGTGTACCCCATGGCCCGGACCAGCATGGGCAGCGCGGTGCCGGTCTCGCCGGGCAGCCAGGACGTCACGTTGACCACCAACGTGACGTGGGAACTCAGCTGA